CACCACTGCCCAGAGCGGATCGCCGAGTTCAGTATCCGAAGTGTTGCTAGCGGCGGTCCAGACGTATTCTTCGGCCTCGGCAAACGCCGCTGCCGCCGCTTCGAGAGCCGCTTCGGTCGATTGCTGTGCGCGTGCGTCGGCTGACAGTCTATGGTGTGCTGGCCGTGTGGGGAACGCGTCTGCGTCGACGACCTCGATCCATCCGTCATGTGTCACAGTCACGAATACATCGTCGTATCGAAACGAAAGGGTCCCCTCTTCAATACGCGTTGTTGAACTATCCGGACCACCAAACAGGAGGTTGATTGTGTCGGCGTCAATATATCTGTCGAGACGCCGGAGATTTTTCGCATCTGTATTTTTAAACTCGGAGACAGCAGTGAATACAGCGTCGAGTGCTGACCGAGTAGTCGTCGGATCAAACCGAGTAACTGACGAGTCCGAGTTCATAGGTCTGTCAATATACATAAATAGTGGATCAATATATTTCGTCTCGCGGACCACTCCGCCTCTCATGGCCTATACCGGATATGTACGTGTGCGCGACTCTCGACAGACATCCGCTGGTACACTTCATAAGACAACCGCGATTATCGAATCAGTCACAGATCGCCTGGCTTAGAGCGGAAACCCGCGTGACTCGATGGTCCATTCGAGCCACGCGTTTTGCCTCTGACAGATTCCTCACT
The genomic region above belongs to Haloplanus sp. HW8-1 and contains:
- a CDS encoding HalOD1 output domain-containing protein, translated to MVRETKYIDPLFMYIDRPMNSDSSVTRFDPTTTRSALDAVFTAVSEFKNTDAKNLRRLDRYIDADTINLLFGGPDSSTTRIEEGTLSFRYDDVFVTVTHDGWIEVVDADAFPTRPAHHRLSADARAQQSTEAALEAAAAAFAEAEEYVWTAASNTSDTELGDPLWAVVEQLWAIQTSIDDLTAQSSSTEPLATQTDDQL